In a genomic window of Bradyrhizobium sp. LLZ17:
- a CDS encoding CmcJ/NvfI family oxidoreductase, with translation MEISKQASLKASVDRDRLEGVQGKLVFARRSPDERSAPEVQVPSHRHSDWVSHSTTIRNARPIVDELSLDREGFIRIEHEISCADVRDPSIMSEKYLEEMTSFIKSHFNASWVVPRRSGVIVRRAANAAGSVRAPASVAHIDYASVAGPMLAAAENQIQKLPIRPYSRLMIIQAWRALSPPPQDFPLAFCDASTTLDADIVMDDYALNANSQNDGTAYKSTVVRFSPDQRWYYLPEMTPDELILFKGYDSERHYGRWAPHSAFDDRATYPSAKSRESIEARFFVYYA, from the coding sequence ATGGAAATTTCCAAACAAGCGTCGTTGAAGGCATCAGTAGACCGCGATCGTCTGGAGGGCGTGCAAGGTAAACTTGTTTTTGCTCGACGTTCGCCCGATGAAAGATCGGCGCCCGAGGTTCAAGTACCTTCTCATCGGCACAGCGACTGGGTGAGCCACAGCACCACTATTCGCAATGCGCGGCCAATCGTTGACGAACTGTCCCTCGATCGGGAGGGTTTCATTCGGATCGAGCATGAGATCTCCTGCGCAGACGTGCGCGACCCAAGCATCATGTCAGAAAAGTATCTCGAAGAAATGACATCGTTCATCAAGAGCCACTTCAATGCTTCGTGGGTCGTGCCGCGACGAAGTGGCGTGATTGTTCGTCGCGCCGCAAATGCCGCAGGCTCCGTAAGAGCACCGGCCAGCGTGGCTCACATAGACTACGCATCGGTTGCCGGTCCTATGCTCGCCGCCGCCGAGAACCAGATCCAAAAACTTCCAATTCGACCCTATTCTCGACTGATGATCATCCAGGCCTGGCGTGCTCTATCGCCGCCGCCGCAGGATTTCCCGTTGGCGTTTTGCGATGCCAGCACCACTCTCGACGCTGACATTGTCATGGACGACTACGCTTTAAATGCAAATAGCCAAAATGATGGTACTGCATATAAGAGTACCGTGGTTCGCTTCAGTCCGGATCAGCGTTGGTATTACCTCCCGGAAATGACCCCGGACGAGCTGATTCTTTTCAAGGGCTATGATTCCGAAAGGCACTACGGCCGATGGGCCCCTCACTCGGCCTTTGACGACCGTGCCACATATCCCAGCGCAAAGTCCCGCGAGAGTATCGAGGCGCGGTTCTTCGTGTACTACGCCTAA